The proteins below come from a single Archangium lipolyticum genomic window:
- a CDS encoding aldo/keto reductase, with amino-acid sequence MSRTLGASGPAVSPLGLGLAALGRPGYITLGHGGDLGRDRSVEAMERQAHEVLDAAYRSGIRYLDAARSYGRAEQFLSSWLVSRGVRPGEVVVGSKWGYTYTADWRVDAERHEVKDHSLPTLRRQWEESRTLLGSWLRLYQIHSATFESGVLDDASVLEELGKLRDSGVCVGLTLSGPRQAEVLRRALDIRVGGSPLFSCVQATWNLLERSAGPALAEAHAAGWGVIIKEAVANGRLTGRNADPGLRPLREVAEGLGVGVDAVALAAVLAQPWVSVVLSGATTVEQLRDNLRALEVKLGDEAWERMRSLAETPETYWAKRSSLPWN; translated from the coding sequence ATGTCACGCACCCTCGGGGCCTCCGGGCCCGCCGTGTCACCTCTGGGATTGGGACTCGCCGCGCTCGGCCGTCCCGGGTACATCACGCTCGGACATGGAGGGGACCTCGGCCGGGACCGCTCCGTCGAGGCCATGGAGCGCCAGGCCCATGAGGTGCTGGATGCCGCGTACCGCTCGGGCATCCGCTACCTGGACGCCGCGCGCTCCTACGGCCGGGCCGAGCAATTCCTCTCATCCTGGCTGGTGTCTCGTGGCGTACGCCCCGGGGAGGTCGTGGTCGGCTCCAAGTGGGGCTACACGTATACCGCCGACTGGCGCGTGGACGCCGAGCGCCACGAGGTGAAGGACCACTCGCTCCCCACCCTCCGCCGGCAGTGGGAGGAGAGCCGGACCCTGCTCGGCTCCTGGCTGCGGCTGTATCAGATCCACTCCGCGACCTTCGAGAGCGGGGTGCTCGATGACGCGAGCGTCCTGGAGGAGCTCGGGAAGCTGAGGGACTCGGGCGTGTGCGTGGGGCTGACGCTCAGTGGACCCCGGCAGGCGGAGGTCCTGCGGCGCGCATTGGACATCCGGGTCGGAGGGTCACCGCTGTTCTCGTGCGTGCAGGCGACGTGGAACCTGCTCGAGCGCTCCGCGGGTCCCGCGCTCGCCGAGGCCCATGCGGCGGGCTGGGGCGTCATCATCAAGGAGGCCGTCGCCAACGGGCGGCTCACCGGACGCAACGCGGATCCGGGCCTGCGCCCCCTGCGCGAGGTGGCGGAGGGACTGGGAGTCGGTGTGGACGCGGTGGCCCTTGCCGCCGTGCTCGCGCAGCCGTGGGTGTCCGTGGTGCTGAGCGGAGCCACCACCGTGGAGCAGCTCCGGGACAACCTGCGTGCGCTGGAGGTGAAGCTCGGGGATGAGGCGTGGGAGCGGATGCGAAGCCTCGCCGAGACCCCGGAGACCTACTGGGCGAAGCGCTCCTCCCTTCCGTGGAACTAG
- a CDS encoding imm11 family protein: protein MSQRFFDLADDVYVPHRWHLATPIDRHGRKVQDWDFKRGTPVHVEGRLKIPIKMAGKPLDYTEAGLRVPVVHIKVASMLAERAPGDVQLIPADIEGQPDQYLVLVATRLIRCIDEEASEVSFWTPAHGVPEKVGHYMGVDRLRIDKSKVGNAKVFRPEGWSGTLIVAEEIRDILERMGATGTRFEEV from the coding sequence ATGTCCCAGCGCTTCTTCGACCTCGCCGATGATGTCTATGTTCCCCACCGCTGGCACCTGGCCACTCCCATCGATCGCCATGGCCGCAAGGTGCAGGACTGGGACTTCAAGAGAGGAACGCCCGTGCATGTGGAGGGACGGTTGAAAATCCCCATCAAGATGGCGGGAAAACCGTTGGACTACACGGAAGCGGGATTGAGGGTCCCTGTCGTCCACATCAAGGTGGCTTCCATGCTGGCGGAGCGTGCCCCTGGCGACGTGCAGCTCATCCCGGCGGACATCGAGGGTCAACCGGATCAGTACCTCGTCCTCGTGGCAACGCGCCTCATCCGGTGCATCGACGAAGAGGCATCCGAGGTGAGTTTCTGGACGCCAGCGCATGGAGTACCCGAAAAGGTCGGGCACTACATGGGCGTGGATCGCCTGCGCATCGACAAGTCGAAGGTGGGGAACGCCAAGGTGTTCCGTCCTGAGGGGTGGTCAGGCACACTCATCGTCGCCGAGGAGATCCGGGACATCTTGGAGCGCATGGGCGCTACAGGCACGCGATTCGAGGAGGTCTAG
- a CDS encoding mechanosensitive ion channel family protein, which translates to MLPFLQSHTSLAVGVVLTLLVLAARALSSDQQLRKDLGGGLGFLMMFLVLRAVDAELDPLPYPQVGKLLRVAWMLTLAFGGIRTVVSFGLYLLRLRSRIPQPKILRDVIDVSLNIVALIAILKTQLDVDLTSLLATSAILSVMLGLAMQDTLGNLFAGLSLQLERPFQVGDWVTIRDVTGRVVQIAWRATRIETGRREIVTLPNNICSKEAVKNYSRGAQPVGADVYFHAPYDRAPNEVKEAVLDSLEQVPLVLREPPPICRTWGFDEVGIRYQIRYFVEDFGQADWVMEEIYTRLWYRFRREGIELPYPNRKMHMNSAPAGSDFPEEMIAEMLRRVDLFKVLREEERAGLRREMVPKRFARGEHVIEQGEHGNTFYLVGRGELSVRANGVEVSRLTRGNYFGEMSLLTGEPRTATVVALTDVVLLELDRPVFARLFSEHPELAPKLSGMLAHRRTQLDAVMTASGETPPITEESHILGRLKNIFRLT; encoded by the coding sequence GTGCTTCCCTTCCTGCAGAGCCACACCTCCCTGGCGGTGGGAGTCGTCCTCACGCTGCTGGTGCTCGCGGCTCGGGCGCTGAGCTCGGATCAACAGTTGCGCAAGGATCTCGGCGGGGGGCTCGGCTTCCTGATGATGTTCCTCGTGCTGCGCGCGGTGGATGCCGAGCTCGATCCGCTCCCGTATCCGCAGGTGGGCAAGCTGCTGCGCGTGGCGTGGATGCTGACCCTCGCCTTTGGCGGCATCCGCACGGTGGTGTCCTTCGGCCTGTACCTTCTGCGGCTGCGCTCGCGCATCCCCCAGCCGAAGATCCTCCGCGACGTCATCGACGTCTCGCTCAACATCGTCGCCCTCATCGCCATCCTCAAGACGCAGCTCGACGTCGATCTGACGAGCCTGCTGGCCACCTCGGCCATCCTCTCGGTGATGCTCGGTCTGGCGATGCAGGACACGCTGGGCAACCTCTTCGCGGGCCTGTCGTTGCAGCTCGAGCGCCCCTTCCAGGTGGGGGACTGGGTGACCATCCGGGACGTCACGGGCCGGGTGGTGCAGATCGCCTGGCGGGCGACGCGCATCGAGACGGGCCGCAGGGAGATCGTCACCCTGCCCAACAACATCTGCTCCAAGGAGGCGGTGAAGAACTACTCGCGGGGGGCGCAGCCGGTGGGAGCCGACGTCTACTTCCATGCGCCGTACGATCGAGCGCCCAACGAGGTGAAGGAGGCGGTGCTGGATTCACTGGAGCAGGTGCCGCTGGTGTTGCGCGAGCCTCCGCCGATCTGCCGCACGTGGGGCTTCGACGAGGTGGGCATCCGCTACCAGATCCGCTACTTCGTGGAGGACTTCGGGCAGGCGGACTGGGTGATGGAGGAGATCTACACCCGGCTCTGGTACCGCTTCCGGCGCGAGGGCATCGAGCTGCCCTATCCGAACCGGAAGATGCACATGAACAGTGCTCCGGCGGGGTCGGACTTCCCCGAGGAGATGATCGCCGAGATGCTGCGGCGGGTGGACCTGTTCAAGGTGCTGCGGGAGGAGGAGCGCGCGGGGCTGAGGCGGGAGATGGTGCCCAAGCGCTTCGCCCGGGGCGAGCACGTCATCGAGCAGGGCGAGCACGGCAACACCTTCTACCTGGTGGGCCGGGGGGAGCTGTCCGTGAGGGCCAACGGGGTGGAGGTGTCGCGGCTCACGCGAGGCAACTACTTCGGAGAGATGTCGCTGCTGACGGGCGAGCCGCGCACGGCCACCGTGGTGGCGCTCACGGACGTGGTGCTGCTGGAGCTGGACCGGCCGGTGTTCGCCCGCCTGTTCAGCGAGCACCCCGAGCTGGCGCCGAAGCTATCGGGGATGCTGGCGCACCGGCGCACGCAGCTGGACGCGGTGATGACGGCCTCGGGCGAGACGCCGCCCATCACCGAGGAGAGCCACATCCTCGGCCGGCTCAAGAACATCTTCCGGCTCACCTGA
- a CDS encoding class I SAM-dependent methyltransferase: MKRHAPSAERNREPILSVLREVLPSRGTVLEVASGTGQHAVFFARAFPELVWQPTDADPSARESIEAWRQEEGLANLRAPLALDARASTWPVESADAIVCINMIHISPWEACQGLMRGAGRVLPPGGPLVLYGAYFIEGRPTAPSNLAFDASLRERNPAWGVRELGAVTAEASAHGLERDRVVDMPNNNFTVVFRKRGG, encoded by the coding sequence ATGAAACGTCACGCCCCCTCCGCCGAGCGCAACCGCGAGCCCATCCTCTCCGTCCTGCGTGAGGTGCTGCCCTCCCGGGGCACCGTGCTCGAGGTGGCCAGCGGCACGGGCCAGCACGCCGTCTTCTTCGCCCGCGCCTTCCCGGAGCTGGTGTGGCAACCCACCGACGCGGACCCCTCCGCTCGCGAGAGCATCGAGGCCTGGCGTCAGGAGGAGGGCCTGGCGAACCTGCGCGCACCGCTCGCGTTGGATGCCAGGGCTTCCACCTGGCCCGTGGAGTCCGCGGACGCCATCGTCTGCATCAACATGATCCACATCTCCCCGTGGGAGGCGTGCCAGGGATTGATGCGGGGTGCTGGCCGGGTGTTGCCTCCCGGCGGGCCCCTGGTGCTCTACGGGGCGTATTTCATCGAGGGCCGGCCCACCGCGCCGAGCAACCTCGCCTTCGATGCTTCCCTGCGCGAGAGGAATCCGGCCTGGGGCGTGCGCGAGCTGGGCGCCGTCACCGCGGAGGCCTCGGCCCACGGGCTGGAGCGGGATCGCGTGGTCGACATGCCCAACAACAACTTCACCGTGGTCTTCCGCAAGCGCGGCGGGTGA